One stretch of Diabrotica undecimpunctata isolate CICGRU chromosome 5, icDiaUnde3, whole genome shotgun sequence DNA includes these proteins:
- the LOC140442122 gene encoding protein FAM200C-like, whose amino-acid sequence MSSAKKRKCNDDYIKYGFICKLNVEHLQCVIFYEVSSNDAMRPNRIKRHLLFKHNSFKDKPKEFFATTSENLKRMKLDSSGSTAQSSEKVPEASYELSLLIAKQKKSHIIGETLVKPCLLKSKQKLSQIPLSDNTMKRRIGDMAEDIQNQVIDAVKQSPFFS is encoded by the coding sequence ATGAGCTCAGCAAAGAAACGCAAGTGTAATGATGATTATATCAAATATGGTTTTATTTGTAAGCTTAATGTCGAACATCTTCAGTGTGTAATTTTCTATGAAGTATCAAGCAATGATGCAATGAGACCTAATCGTATTAAAAGACATTTGTTATTCAAACATAACTCTTTTAAGGACAAACCAAAGGAATTTTTTGCTACAACATCTGAAAATTTAAAACGCATGAAGTTGGATAGTTCTGGTTCTACGGCTCAGTCATCCGAAAAAGTGCCTGAAGCTTCATATGAGCTATCACTTCTGATTGCTAAACAAAAAAAGAGCCATATTATTGGAGAGACGCTTGTTAAACCGTGTTTGTTAAAGAGTAAGCAAAAGTTATCTCAAATACCTCTTTCTGACAATACTATGAAACGCCGCATTGGTGATATGGCCGAAGACATACAAAACCAGGTAATTGATGCAGTAAAACAATCGCCATTTTTCAGCTAA